A window of the Planococcus citri chromosome 4, ihPlaCitr1.1, whole genome shotgun sequence genome harbors these coding sequences:
- the LOC135845692 gene encoding protein twist-like, with the protein MMNYAIAPIPGANCTMDDHNKLSPSMYYEFANADGPGGQVLMSSDYYGSLSPKKIQYEKFQDIKFGPDVMAAAAAGHEFEYVNSAPTPDPDRKSANMEDLVDLSSKQDHLFVNGSPGSAYFVASNRETPMKFMPHFYVDNTGERLKHIKLEPDQVDYAEDASSLMVATSMALDEYYQQSTITTSLPAAPTTTTTTSSSLSSKSAEFAEFSSSSSAADTPTAIIPKKRKRSQRGNSSAKNTNSGSGTESPLSWDEGIDSTGRRSSMGKMRKKGPQTYEEIQNQRVMANVRERQRTQSLNEAFTSLRKIIPTLPSDKLSKIQTLKLATQYIYYLNELLKCGSHEHGDTDNEDSPRGGCDHSNTNDEKNSKMGMLSCSYTAHERLSYAFSVWRMEGDWSNSSSHG; encoded by the exons ATGATGAACTACGCGATTGCCCCGATACCGGGTGCAAATTGTACGATGGATGATCACAATAAACTATCACCTTCGATGTACTACGAGTTCGCAAACGCCGACGGTCCAGGTGGGCAGGTATTGATGTCCTCCGACTACTACGGTTCGTTGTCACCGAAGAAAATCCAATacgagaaatttcaagatataaAATTCGGTCCCGATGTGATGGCTGCGGCAGCCGCTGGTCACGAATTCGAATACGTTAATTCGGCCCCAACGCCGGACCCGGATCGCAAATCGGCCAATATGGAAGATCTCGTCGACCTGAGTTCGAAACAAGATCACCTGTTCGTCAACGGTTCGCCAGGTTCGGCGTATTTCGTAGCTTCGAATCGGGAAACGCCGATGAAATTCATGCCTCATTTTTACGTCGATAATACCGGAGAACGTCTAAAACACATTAAACTAGAACCGGATCAAGTGGATTATGCCGAAGATGCGTCATCTTTGATGGTAGCCACTTCGATGGCTTTGGACGAGTATTACCAGCAATCGACGATAACAACGAGCTTACCTGCGGCTCCTACGACCACCACGACGACATCGTCGTCATTGAGCAGCAAATCGGCCGAATTTGCTGAATTCTCGAGCAGTTCTTCGGCCGCCGATACGCCTACAGCAATCATTCCGAAAAAACGTAAACGATCTCAGCGTGGAAACTCCTCAGCTAAGAATACCAATTCCGGATCCGGTACTGAATCGCCATTGAGTTGGGATGAAGGTATCGACTCGACAGGTCGCAGAAGTTCGATGGGCAAGATGCGTAAAAAAGGGCCTCAAACGTACGAGGAGATTCAAAACCAAAGAGTTATGGCTAATGTACGAGAAAGACAGAGGACCCAGAGCTTGAACGAGGCTTTTACTTCGTTACGTAAAATCATTCCTACCCTGCCTTCGGATAAGCTGTCCAAAATACAGACTCTTAAATTGGCTACTCAGTATATTTACTACTTGAACGAGTTGCTGAAATGCGGTAGCCACGAACACGGAGATACTGATAATGAAGATTCGCCCAGAG GAGGATGCGACCATTCCAATACAAATGACGAGAAAAACTCCAAAATGGGCATGTTATCTTGCAGTTACACGGCTCACGAACGACTAAGTTACGCATTCAGTGTATGGCGAATGGAGGGAGATTGGTCGAATAGCAGTAGTCACGGATAG